In Intestinibacillus sp. Marseille-P6563, a single genomic region encodes these proteins:
- a CDS encoding zinc ribbon domain-containing protein: MLEKIKSTFDRGLATVSVKSESMVEISRIKAQIQGLQKQQTTMISRLGEEMYAMWKSNAMDRERFEQLCGEISGVEKTVEELNRRIEQVRAEEQQLLGTSAPAAGAAPAAAPTPGLFCPDCGTKNQPGARFCVNCGSKLGE; encoded by the coding sequence ATGCTGGAGAAAATCAAGAGCACCTTTGACCGCGGTTTGGCGACCGTGAGCGTCAAATCGGAATCCATGGTGGAGATCAGCCGCATCAAGGCGCAGATTCAGGGCCTGCAAAAGCAGCAGACCACGATGATCAGCCGCCTGGGCGAAGAGATGTACGCCATGTGGAAGTCGAACGCGATGGACCGCGAGCGTTTCGAGCAGCTTTGTGGGGAGATCAGCGGTGTAGAAAAGACGGTGGAAGAACTGAATCGCCGCATCGAGCAGGTGCGCGCCGAGGAGCAGCAGCTTTTGGGCACTTCGGCGCCTGCGGCTGGCGCTGCACCGGCTGCCGCGCCAACGCCGGGGCTGTTTTGCCCGGACTGCGGCACCAAAAATCAACCGGGCGCCCGCTTCTGCGTCAACTGCGGCAGCAAACTGGGTGAATAA
- a CDS encoding ABC transporter ATP-binding protein, which translates to MLAATGLTKCYNGQTVLHPASLTLTAGEAVGVAGANGSGKSTLLSIVAQTLVPDGGTITEDGVCVLGNRAFLRQHVGYVPQADALIPELTVAEQLALWQRLTGRPAHADRALWELLDLDNMRKKPISKLSGGMRKRVSFALALAGTPRYLIMDEAFAALDRVYRSRLETWLRDYTAQGGALLWCSHEPEELQRLCSRVITLEGGHILPAPSCV; encoded by the coding sequence ATGCTTGCGGCTACCGGCTTGACCAAATGCTACAACGGACAGACCGTCCTGCATCCGGCCAGTCTGACGCTCACCGCGGGGGAGGCGGTCGGCGTTGCGGGTGCCAATGGCTCGGGCAAATCCACCCTGCTGTCCATCGTGGCGCAAACCCTTGTGCCCGATGGCGGCACGATCACCGAGGATGGCGTTTGTGTGCTGGGCAACCGCGCCTTTCTGCGGCAGCATGTGGGCTATGTCCCGCAGGCCGATGCCCTCATCCCGGAACTGACCGTTGCCGAGCAGCTTGCGCTCTGGCAGCGGCTGACCGGCCGGCCGGCGCACGCCGACCGTGCCCTTTGGGAACTGCTTGACCTGGATAACATGCGCAAAAAGCCCATTTCCAAGCTTTCGGGCGGCATGCGCAAGCGCGTCAGCTTTGCGCTGGCGCTGGCTGGAACGCCGCGTTACCTCATCATGGACGAGGCGTTCGCGGCGCTCGACCGCGTCTACCGCAGCCGGCTGGAAACCTGGCTGCGGGACTACACGGCCCAGGGCGGTGCCCTTCTGTGGTGCAGTCATGAGCCGGAGGAGTTGCAGCGCCTGTGCAGCCGGGTCATCACTTTGGAAGGCGGGCATATCCTGCCTGCCCCATCGTGCGTTTGA
- a CDS encoding cation:proton antiporter domain-containing protein: protein MLLSLAFLFLLGLALGQLCVRLHLPALVGYIAAGILLGPDVLGALQPDFLALSAELRRLALIVILLRAGLALDLGALKQVGRPAVLLCFVPACFEMVGCIVLAPPLLGLTRLEAALLGAVIAAVSPAVVVPRMLSLIDRGLGTSHSIPQMILAGSSVDDVFVLVMFSAFCSMLSGGGFSPLTLARVPVSIALGCAAGLVIGVLFVAFFRRMLLRVTAKLLVLLALCFLLMTLEDMSPIPFSGMLAVMVLGITILRRDAELAQAFSAKLGSIWVAAELILFALVGAAVDLAYVRMAGLAAIALVLGALVFRMAGVGVSVTGTALTPRERLFSMFAYSPKATVQAAIGGVPLAMGFACGHTVLTAAVLSILLTAPLGAFLIDHFAEKLLSKP from the coding sequence ATGCTTCTGAGTCTTGCTTTTCTGTTTCTTCTGGGTCTGGCGCTCGGCCAGCTGTGCGTGCGGCTGCACCTGCCCGCGCTGGTCGGGTACATCGCGGCCGGCATCCTGCTCGGGCCTGATGTGCTGGGCGCCTTGCAGCCGGACTTTCTCGCCCTGTCGGCCGAACTGCGGCGGCTGGCGCTCATCGTCATCCTGCTGCGCGCCGGACTGGCGCTCGACCTGGGCGCACTCAAACAGGTCGGCCGTCCGGCGGTCTTGCTGTGTTTTGTGCCCGCCTGCTTTGAAATGGTGGGCTGCATCGTGCTCGCGCCCCCGCTTCTTGGGCTGACCCGCCTGGAAGCGGCGCTGCTGGGCGCGGTCATCGCGGCAGTATCGCCTGCCGTGGTCGTACCGCGCATGCTTTCGCTGATCGATCGCGGTCTGGGTACCAGCCATTCCATCCCCCAGATGATTCTGGCGGGCTCCTCGGTGGACGATGTGTTTGTCCTGGTCATGTTTTCGGCGTTCTGCTCCATGCTGTCGGGCGGCGGCTTCTCTCCGCTGACGCTGGCCCGTGTGCCGGTATCGATTGCCCTGGGCTGTGCCGCCGGACTGGTCATCGGCGTGCTGTTCGTCGCCTTTTTCCGCCGGATGCTGCTACGCGTGACCGCCAAATTGCTGGTACTGCTCGCGCTCTGCTTCCTGCTGATGACGCTGGAAGATATGAGCCCCATCCCCTTCTCGGGCATGCTGGCCGTCATGGTGCTGGGCATCACCATCCTGCGGCGGGATGCCGAACTGGCGCAAGCCTTTTCGGCCAAGTTGGGGTCGATTTGGGTGGCCGCGGAACTGATTTTGTTTGCACTGGTCGGCGCCGCTGTCGATCTCGCTTATGTGCGCATGGCCGGCCTTGCCGCCATTGCACTGGTGCTGGGCGCGCTGGTGTTCCGTATGGCCGGTGTGGGCGTATCGGTGACCGGCACGGCCCTGACCCCGCGTGAGCGGCTGTTTTCCATGTTCGCCTACTCGCCCAAGGCTACCGTGCAGGCGGCCATCGGCGGCGTCCCTCTCGCCATGGGCTTTGCCTGCGGCCATACGGTGCTGACGGCCGCCGTGCTGTCCATTCTGCTGACCGCCCCGCTCGGCGCCTTTCTCATCGACCATTTTGCCGAAAAACTGTTGTCGAAACCATAA
- a CDS encoding NifB/NifX family molybdenum-iron cluster-binding protein, with protein sequence MMKIVIAYQDGAVADANACAEYLIVTAENGQPTAKELMQAPGSGATSMLTFLSMVQADVFICGALGVALRNALEMLGVVLVPGVTGPAEEAAAKFLVGEKQGDPGILEICREEDPDDPMACMHDCSKCAGCGPIRVPEEAKKNLPDVH encoded by the coding sequence ATGATGAAAATCGTCATCGCATACCAGGACGGCGCGGTCGCGGACGCGAATGCCTGCGCCGAATACCTGATCGTCACCGCCGAAAACGGCCAGCCGACGGCCAAGGAGCTGATGCAGGCGCCGGGCAGCGGCGCGACCTCCATGCTGACCTTCCTCAGCATGGTGCAGGCCGATGTGTTTATCTGCGGCGCGCTGGGCGTGGCGCTGCGCAACGCACTGGAAATGCTCGGCGTGGTGCTGGTACCAGGCGTGACCGGTCCGGCCGAAGAAGCTGCCGCCAAGTTCCTGGTGGGTGAAAAGCAGGGCGACCCCGGCATTTTGGAGATCTGCCGCGAAGAGGACCCCGACGACCCGATGGCCTGCATGCACGACTGTTCCAAGTGCGCAGGCTGCGGCCCCATCCGTGTGCCCGAGGAGGCTAAGAAAAACCTGCCGGACGTGCATTAA
- a CDS encoding ABC transporter permease produces the protein MKSFSACLLIGLARMRRKPGRLLGAILLPLAVLLIGLLLPPDSLNTALEAGVCLPADSAYAEPLWERLNASDPSYVIFHPATETEIYEQVAAGKWVCGFVADPEFDTRLTQTRPGRLAEVVQTPAETMAPLLREAFCAALYHVRAPYLAADYAAQNDLARGAELEAVQETVRAGSPHAMQLDTVTVDGTAGQAPNLGAATARAACQGLIAVFLFLFALLLASELDSVREDGWFVRLSAVSGPFALRAGLAAAQMLPLTALAVLAYALSEIFFAGKLQNLTGFAALLGYALWLTGLALVLGRIRGVRHVLAALLPFLPAACLLLCPIFFDAARLFAPAAPISRLLPPSWLLRALQGATLDGVCLWGFGLAFLLAGAFPIRRHSP, from the coding sequence ATGAAATCCTTTTCTGCCTGCCTGCTGATCGGTCTGGCCCGGATGCGACGCAAACCCGGCCGCCTGCTCGGCGCAATTTTGCTGCCGCTGGCCGTGCTGCTCATTGGCCTGCTGCTGCCGCCGGACAGCCTGAATACCGCCTTGGAAGCCGGGGTGTGCCTGCCCGCCGATTCGGCTTATGCCGAGCCGCTGTGGGAGCGGCTGAACGCTTCCGACCCTTCTTATGTCATCTTCCACCCCGCCACCGAAACCGAGATTTACGAACAGGTCGCGGCTGGCAAATGGGTGTGCGGCTTTGTGGCCGACCCGGAGTTTGATACCCGTCTGACCCAGACCCGTCCCGGCCGTCTGGCTGAGGTGGTGCAGACCCCGGCCGAGACCATGGCTCCGCTGCTGCGGGAAGCCTTCTGCGCGGCGCTGTATCACGTCCGCGCCCCTTATCTGGCGGCCGACTATGCCGCGCAAAACGACCTCGCCCGCGGCGCTGAACTGGAAGCCGTGCAGGAAACTGTCCGCGCCGGTTCGCCCCACGCCATGCAGCTCGATACAGTCACGGTGGATGGCACAGCCGGACAGGCGCCCAATCTGGGCGCAGCCACGGCCCGCGCGGCCTGCCAGGGCCTGATTGCGGTCTTTCTGTTCCTGTTTGCCCTGCTGCTCGCGTCCGAACTGGACAGCGTGCGCGAGGACGGCTGGTTTGTCCGTCTTTCGGCAGTATCCGGCCCCTTTGCCTTGCGCGCCGGACTGGCAGCCGCACAAATGCTGCCGCTGACCGCGCTGGCCGTTCTGGCCTATGCGCTGAGCGAAATCTTTTTTGCAGGCAAGCTGCAAAATCTGACCGGTTTCGCCGCCCTTTTGGGCTATGCTTTGTGGTTGACCGGACTAGCACTTGTTTTGGGCCGCATCCGCGGCGTACGGCATGTCCTGGCAGCCCTGCTGCCTTTCCTGCCGGCGGCCTGTCTGCTGCTCTGCCCTATCTTTTTTGACGCGGCGCGCTTGTTTGCGCCTGCCGCTCCGATTTCCCGCCTGTTGCCGCCCTCCTGGCTGCTGCGCGCCCTGCAAGGCGCGACGCTGGACGGCGTATGCCTGTGGGGCTTTGGCCTGGCCTTTTTGCTGGCTGGCGCCTTCCCCATCCGGCGGCATTCCCCCTGA
- a CDS encoding ABC transporter permease, whose amino-acid sequence MHTYLAGLGLSLRLMRRRLILLVAVALLTALLGQVAAQALADVFSGKSELTGLRIALCGPGAQTAANLTGQMEDIRTYCVFEAVEDEAAARAEVQSGAASAAVVLPEGFLDSIYSGENLAPTLILDETRPLEGYLARWAGECAIGLLMDAQTGVTAVREAYQARRAAGDRPEKSQKKVIEEINLVYIQAALGRSDVLRTTTVTATGALAPGDHYALSALAYLALLSGAVFFPLFEERSRRDFLRRLDGVGQSLLPLRLAALSVCAVLLAAALSAALAALGGMSWAGVLAGAVFAAGLAGACAAWTGHAGTCSLALFLLATAALFLGGGILPPALLPGPLRALLPFSPVRLLALALSPACGYDSQPVAVLALTVCGAALWALALFAAHRRHRKEVGA is encoded by the coding sequence ATGCATACTTATTTGGCTGGGCTGGGCCTGTCGCTGCGGCTGATGCGCCGCCGCCTGATCCTGCTCGTGGCGGTCGCATTACTGACCGCGCTGCTGGGCCAGGTGGCCGCGCAGGCGCTGGCCGATGTATTTTCCGGGAAATCCGAACTCACGGGGCTGCGCATCGCGCTTTGTGGGCCGGGTGCCCAGACAGCGGCCAACCTGACCGGACAGATGGAGGACATCCGCACCTACTGCGTGTTTGAAGCCGTCGAAGACGAAGCGGCTGCGCGGGCCGAAGTGCAAAGCGGCGCCGCTTCGGCGGCGGTCGTGCTGCCGGAAGGCTTTCTGGACAGCATCTATTCGGGTGAAAATCTGGCGCCCACGCTCATTTTGGACGAAACCCGGCCGCTCGAAGGCTATCTGGCCCGCTGGGCCGGGGAATGCGCCATCGGGCTTTTGATGGACGCTCAGACCGGCGTGACCGCGGTACGCGAAGCGTACCAGGCCCGCCGTGCGGCGGGTGACCGTCCGGAAAAGTCCCAGAAAAAAGTCATTGAGGAAATCAATCTGGTGTACATCCAGGCGGCGCTGGGCCGCTCGGATGTGCTGCGCACCACGACCGTGACCGCCACCGGCGCGCTCGCGCCGGGCGATCATTATGCGCTCTCGGCACTCGCCTATCTGGCGCTTTTGAGCGGTGCGGTCTTTTTCCCTTTGTTTGAAGAACGCAGCCGACGCGACTTTCTGCGGCGGTTGGACGGGGTCGGGCAATCGCTGTTGCCCCTGCGGCTCGCGGCGCTGAGCGTCTGTGCCGTGCTGCTGGCCGCCGCCCTGAGCGCCGCTTTGGCGGCGCTGGGCGGCATGTCCTGGGCTGGCGTGCTGGCCGGAGCGGTGTTTGCCGCCGGTTTGGCTGGCGCCTGCGCGGCATGGACCGGCCATGCGGGCACCTGTTCGCTGGCCCTGTTCCTGCTGGCGACCGCCGCGCTGTTTCTGGGCGGCGGCATCCTGCCCCCTGCCCTGCTGCCCGGACCGCTGCGTGCCCTGCTGCCGTTCAGCCCAGTGCGCCTGCTGGCGCTCGCGCTCAGTCCGGCCTGCGGATATGACTCCCAGCCGGTGGCGGTGCTTGCACTCACGGTGTGCGGCGCTGCCCTTTGGGCGCTCGCACTGTTTGCCGCTCACCGACGGCACCGAAAGGAGGTCGGCGCATGA
- a CDS encoding Mrp/NBP35 family ATP-binding protein, which yields MGCSHNCESCSGSCGQPESLLVAPNKLSTIHKVIAVVSGKGGVGKSLATSMLAVGMCRKGYHTAILDADITGPSIPKAFGMSGKLEGCEEGILPKTTDTGIDMISINFLLDHVDDPVVYRGPIIAETVKQFWSDVIWQDVDYMFVDMPPGTGDVPLTVFQSIPVDGIVVMTSPQDLVSMIVGKAVKMAKMMNIPILGIVENYSYLACPDCGKKIELFGKSKVDEVAAEYELPVLAKLPLDPKLAEAVDRGEIEDVKLPDELHGAMKALEALHS from the coding sequence ATGGGTTGCTCGCACAACTGCGAATCCTGCTCGGGTTCCTGCGGCCAGCCGGAAAGCCTGCTCGTCGCGCCCAATAAACTTTCGACCATCCACAAGGTCATTGCCGTGGTTTCCGGCAAGGGCGGCGTAGGCAAGAGCCTGGCCACCTCCATGCTGGCGGTCGGCATGTGCCGCAAGGGCTATCATACCGCCATCCTGGACGCCGACATCACCGGTCCATCCATCCCCAAGGCGTTCGGCATGAGCGGCAAGCTGGAAGGCTGCGAAGAAGGCATCCTGCCCAAGACCACCGACACCGGCATTGATATGATCTCGATCAACTTCCTCTTAGACCATGTGGACGACCCGGTCGTCTACCGCGGTCCGATCATTGCCGAAACGGTCAAGCAGTTCTGGTCGGATGTCATCTGGCAGGACGTGGACTATATGTTTGTCGATATGCCTCCCGGAACCGGCGACGTACCGCTGACCGTGTTCCAGTCCATCCCGGTGGACGGCATCGTCGTTATGACCTCGCCCCAGGACCTGGTCAGCATGATCGTGGGCAAGGCGGTCAAGATGGCCAAGATGATGAACATCCCGATTCTGGGCATCGTCGAAAATTACAGCTATCTCGCCTGCCCGGACTGCGGCAAGAAGATCGAACTGTTCGGCAAGAGCAAGGTCGATGAAGTCGCCGCCGAATATGAACTGCCGGTACTGGCCAAGCTGCCGCTCGACCCCAAGCTGGCCGAAGCGGTCGACCGCGGCGAGATCGAAGACGTCAAGCTCCCCGACGAGCTGCACGGCGCAATGAAGGCGCTCGAAGCGCTGCATTCGTAA
- a CDS encoding tRNA lysidine(34) synthetase: MRDPFVRALNEYHLIVPGDRIAVCISGGKDSMLLAKLLQNQQKYGRIPFSLIFLAMDPGYAPEVRRHIEENAERLELPVEFFHTNVLRVAANHAAEHPCFLCAKMRRGHLYTEAQARGCNKIALGHHYDDAIETVLMGLMYGGQVQAMLPRLQSRNYPGMELIRPLYQVRERAVQDWAEACGLTFLPCGCPASARKQDTKRAQIKALIASLAAENPQIEANILNAVKNVDVDKVLGWREGSGPKHTFVDKFS, translated from the coding sequence CTGCGCGACCCCTTTGTCCGCGCGTTAAACGAATACCATCTGATCGTCCCCGGCGACCGCATTGCGGTCTGCATTTCGGGCGGCAAGGACTCCATGCTGCTGGCCAAACTGCTGCAAAACCAACAAAAGTATGGCCGCATCCCCTTTTCCCTGATTTTTCTGGCCATGGACCCTGGGTATGCACCCGAAGTGCGCCGCCACATTGAGGAAAATGCCGAACGCTTGGAACTTCCGGTCGAATTCTTCCACACCAATGTACTGCGCGTGGCGGCCAACCATGCCGCCGAACACCCCTGTTTCCTGTGCGCCAAAATGCGCCGGGGCCATCTTTATACCGAGGCACAGGCCCGCGGCTGCAACAAAATTGCCCTGGGCCACCATTACGATGACGCCATTGAAACCGTTCTGATGGGCCTGATGTATGGCGGCCAGGTGCAGGCCATGTTGCCCCGGCTGCAAAGCCGCAACTATCCGGGTATGGAGCTCATCCGTCCGCTGTATCAGGTGCGCGAGCGCGCCGTACAGGACTGGGCCGAGGCCTGCGGTCTGACCTTTCTCCCCTGTGGCTGCCCGGCATCCGCGCGCAAGCAGGACACCAAACGCGCGCAAATCAAAGCGCTGATCGCCTCGCTGGCGGCCGAGAACCCGCAGATCGAAGCCAACATCCTCAACGCGGTCAAAAATGTGGATGTGGACAAGGTGCTGGGCTGGCGGGAAGGCTCGGGGCCAAAACATACTTTCGTTGACAAATTTTCTTGA
- a CDS encoding zinc ribbon domain-containing protein: MFCPNCGAPLREGAKFCGHCGTPAPEAASSPAPAEPSVSPEPAPAAPEAAAPEAAPQPAAETPAPDTTPSPEAAEAPAAPETPAAAAESPAPEPILRRSRQLLEKQKSGSAPTESPIPGEPILGKRRNGLPIIIGLIVAALAVIAAVVFLIAPSVINLVSPKAYLASCASNTLAAYNSAWESIAKSTGTKGLYDNLFDQRMQYTIDGTIEDYPDMPMINGAGFSSTIQFDRKGRELAAELSAEYGSISLGSAQLYLKDDLIAVGSPQYTDGKFYGIHTETLGQDIKNAPWGAMADVDENLSFNVFDLLDLYQKPTNLLTEKTYKALGKEAVGLLGDSDIEKQGKKDKSINRQRETLQMYTVDISPEDLATRMFNCADIVLKDENLYKTIEPLLATEAAQSDMTADELYEQFQNQILDQMDPDDMADSMGDVDIELVIGLRGKQIAFMELSIQPDGAEKMSISAEIGTAESIISALTIEAANGSEPVYVIKSASAYESKDGVFNSWFWITEYNSQIIYTNMEWDTKSKDVLFEMKVPGASVSGEGTMDATSKSVDLQFDNLEVSSGGDSMTLSLNYAVEPCKNFAFSGKDATLLTDMDENDIVEIAELIEESVQEAIYGELFNSFSSSYSGGSAVPYLDDPFSYDDDPFSYYYY; encoded by the coding sequence ATGTTCTGTCCCAATTGCGGCGCGCCGCTGCGTGAAGGCGCAAAATTCTGCGGCCATTGCGGCACCCCTGCCCCCGAGGCTGCTTCATCCCCCGCACCTGCGGAACCGTCCGTATCTCCCGAACCGGCTCCGGCTGCTCCCGAGGCTGCTGCTCCGGAAGCTGCCCCGCAGCCTGCTGCCGAAACACCGGCACCGGATACAACCCCATCCCCCGAAGCGGCGGAAGCTCCCGCTGCCCCCGAAACACCCGCAGCTGCTGCGGAGTCCCCGGCGCCCGAGCCCATCCTGCGCCGGTCCCGTCAACTGCTCGAAAAGCAGAAATCCGGCTCTGCGCCGACCGAATCGCCCATCCCCGGCGAGCCCATCCTGGGCAAACGCCGCAATGGTCTGCCGATCATCATTGGCCTGATCGTGGCTGCCCTGGCGGTGATCGCGGCCGTTGTCTTCCTGATTGCACCCTCGGTCATCAATCTTGTCAGTCCCAAGGCATATCTGGCCTCCTGCGCCAGCAACACCCTGGCCGCTTACAACTCTGCTTGGGAAAGCATCGCCAAGTCTACGGGTACAAAGGGTCTTTATGACAACCTGTTTGATCAGCGTATGCAGTACACCATCGATGGCACCATTGAAGATTACCCGGATATGCCCATGATCAACGGTGCGGGCTTCTCGTCCACCATCCAGTTTGACCGTAAGGGCCGGGAACTGGCAGCCGAACTCAGCGCGGAATATGGCTCCATCAGCCTGGGCAGCGCACAGCTTTACCTCAAGGACGACCTGATTGCCGTCGGTTCGCCCCAGTATACGGACGGAAAGTTCTACGGTATTCATACCGAAACCCTGGGCCAGGATATCAAAAACGCGCCCTGGGGAGCCATGGCCGATGTGGATGAAAACCTGAGCTTCAATGTGTTTGACCTGCTCGACCTGTACCAGAAGCCCACCAACCTGCTCACCGAAAAGACCTATAAGGCCCTTGGCAAGGAAGCCGTCGGTCTGCTGGGCGATTCTGACATCGAAAAGCAGGGCAAAAAGGATAAAAGCATCAACCGTCAGCGCGAAACGCTCCAGATGTACACGGTGGACATCTCCCCCGAAGATCTGGCGACCCGTATGTTCAACTGTGCAGACATCGTTCTCAAGGATGAGAACCTGTACAAAACGATTGAGCCTCTGCTCGCCACCGAGGCAGCCCAGAGTGATATGACCGCCGACGAGCTGTATGAGCAATTCCAGAATCAGATTCTGGATCAGATGGATCCGGACGACATGGCCGACAGCATGGGCGATGTGGACATCGAACTGGTGATTGGCCTGCGCGGCAAGCAGATCGCATTTATGGAACTGTCCATCCAGCCGGATGGCGCCGAGAAAATGTCCATCAGCGCCGAGATTGGCACCGCGGAGTCGATCATCAGCGCTCTGACCATTGAAGCGGCCAATGGCAGCGAACCGGTTTATGTCATCAAGTCGGCCAGCGCCTATGAGTCGAAGGACGGTGTATTCAATAGCTGGTTCTGGATAACGGAATACAACTCCCAGATCATTTACACCAACATGGAATGGGATACCAAGTCCAAGGATGTTTTGTTTGAGATGAAGGTCCCTGGTGCATCCGTTTCGGGCGAGGGCACGATGGATGCTACGTCCAAGTCGGTTGACCTGCAGTTTGACAACCTGGAGGTCAGCAGCGGCGGCGATAGCATGACCCTGTCGCTCAATTACGCGGTTGAACCCTGCAAGAATTTCGCCTTTAGCGGCAAGGATGCAACGCTCCTGACCGATATGGACGAAAACGACATCGTGGAGATTGCTGAACTCATTGAGGAAAGCGTACAGGAAGCCATCTACGGCGAACTGTTCAATTCGTTCTCTTCTTCGTACAGTGGAGGCAGTGCCGTCCCCTACCTTGACGACCCATTCTCCTATGATGACGATCCCTTCTCCTATTACTATTATTAA
- a CDS encoding YARHG domain-containing protein — MFCIHCGAKLPDGTKFCTQCGQPVGDTSSAPGPAQEPIQPSKPIRPTYPAEPPKKNRLALFAVLAGILLVVAAIVVALILFRPWMNFSNSVGAQSILSEVVPNAADSAEEDDALPADKVDWGEYTGNWSAGGYRFSLLTEGGMLKATFNTETSSQMIVYDLEHCPENLELEFDDVTMRLLPREGGTLRVTIDGHTFDAMRSNNLPPETDTVPSETPTLNASDSGYLFYSPSTGTRSTGGVIPEDQPDLHFWPLDQFAISTADLDRLTRDEIDIIRNETFARHGYVFTSEAWADFFDDYDWYEPDPSFTEEGFSKLEKQNIDTIVLYEQEKGWL; from the coding sequence ATGTTTTGTATCCATTGCGGCGCAAAGCTGCCCGACGGGACCAAATTTTGTACCCAATGTGGCCAGCCGGTTGGCGATACTTCATCCGCTCCCGGCCCGGCGCAAGAACCCATACAACCAAGCAAACCCATTCGTCCGACCTATCCGGCCGAACCGCCCAAAAAGAACCGTCTGGCGCTGTTTGCTGTGCTGGCTGGGATCCTGCTGGTGGTCGCGGCCATCGTCGTGGCGCTCATCCTGTTCCGGCCGTGGATGAATTTTTCCAATTCGGTCGGCGCCCAGAGCATCCTGTCCGAAGTGGTGCCCAATGCCGCAGACAGTGCCGAGGAAGACGATGCTCTCCCGGCCGATAAGGTCGACTGGGGCGAGTACACGGGCAACTGGTCGGCGGGCGGCTACCGCTTTTCCCTGCTGACCGAAGGCGGCATGCTCAAAGCCACCTTTAATACCGAAACTTCCTCCCAGATGATTGTCTACGATCTGGAACACTGCCCGGAAAATCTGGAACTGGAATTTGATGACGTCACCATGCGCCTGCTGCCGCGCGAAGGCGGCACGCTGCGCGTGACCATCGACGGCCACACCTTTGACGCCATGCGTTCCAACAACCTGCCGCCCGAAACCGATACCGTTCCGAGCGAAACCCCGACGCTCAATGCGTCGGACAGCGGGTATCTGTTCTATTCGCCCTCGACCGGCACCCGTTCGACCGGCGGCGTCATCCCCGAAGATCAGCCCGACCTGCATTTCTGGCCGCTCGACCAGTTTGCCATCTCCACGGCTGACCTCGACCGCCTGACCCGGGACGAAATCGACATCATCCGCAACGAGACCTTTGCCCGCCACGGATATGTCTTTACCAGCGAAGCGTGGGCCGACTTCTTTGACGACTACGATTGGTATGAACCCGACCCCTCGTTCACTGAGGAAGGGTTCTCCAAGCTGGAAAAACAGAACATCGACACCATTGTCCTGTATGAGCAGGAAAAGGGGTGGCTGTAA
- a CDS encoding PadR family transcriptional regulator: MEHSTYPPAAAAHSRSGSLAGMENNFKKAITELLVLFLLNEREMYINEITAELSRRSGESFQIVFPYAVIYRMQRFGYIDETQKQRAPDGRLRQYYGITPDGSSYLKELLAFYRHLSDGVAKILASPSDSP, translated from the coding sequence ATGGAACATTCGACTTATCCGCCCGCGGCAGCCGCCCATTCCCGCAGCGGTTCGCTGGCCGGCATGGAAAACAATTTCAAAAAGGCAATCACCGAATTACTGGTGCTGTTCCTGCTCAACGAACGGGAGATGTACATCAACGAAATCACCGCGGAACTGTCCCGCCGCAGCGGCGAATCCTTCCAAATCGTATTTCCCTACGCGGTCATTTACCGGATGCAGCGCTTTGGCTACATCGATGAGACGCAGAAGCAGCGCGCGCCCGACGGGCGGCTGCGCCAGTATTACGGCATCACGCCCGATGGCTCGTCCTATCTCAAGGAGCTTCTGGCGTTTTACCGGCATCTGTCCGACGGCGTGGCCAAAATTCTGGCCAGCCCGTCTGATTCCCCGTAA